The DNA window ACCTTTGAGGACGAACCGACAGTCTTTGAATTTACGAAAACATCTCTGACTACCGGGAAAGAAATCGAGGGAGCAAAGCTGACGGTAACGGATGAAAACGGCGAAGTAGTAGATGAATGGGTGTCTGGCAAAGAACCACATATCATAAAAGAGCTGGTGGTCGGCCAGACTTACACAATGACGGAGCTTCTTCCGGCTCCAGGGTATGTGACAGCGGAGAGCATAGAGTTTACCGTGGAGGATACCGCCGAAGTCCAGAAAATCGAGATGAAGGACGATGTGACAAAGGTGGAAATCTCTAAGACAGATATTGCCGGAGAGGAACTGCCGGGAGCGAAGCTGACCATCCTGGACGAGAATGGAGAAGTCGTGGAGAGCTGGACTTCCACGGAGGAACCGCACTATATCGAGATGCTTCCGATTGGAAAGTACACACTCCATGAAGAATCCGCACCGGAAGGATATCTGGTCGCAGAGGATGTAGCGTTTGAGGTAAAAGATACCGGCGAGATCCAGAAAGTTGTAATGACGGATGAAGCAGAGCCGGAAGAAATACCGGAGACGCCGGAGACGCCGACAACCACGGTGGACGCACCAAAAACCGGGGATAACACGCCGGTTGCGGCGCTTATGATCTCCTGCGGTCTGGGGCTTGCGGGGGCTATTGCCGCCGCTGTCTGGATGAAAGCAAGAAAAAAGAAACAGGATTGATACGATAGGATTGGGCGTTTGTGGACAGCCGTGGGCTTTCCATGAGCGCCTTTTTTGGTTTTAAGAAAGAGGTGGAGAAAAATGAAATGGTTGATTGCGGCAGGCGGAGTATTTGTGTTCCTGCTCTTATTTGGACTGTACTGCTGTATTGTCGTTGCGGCAAGGGAGGACAGGTTACTGGAAGAACTGGAGAGGAAAGGCAGACAGGATGCAGGCGGGGAAAACGGATAGAGGGAAATATGCGTCGGATAAGCCCCAGGACTGTGCTTACTGTTACTTCTGGCATAGCAGGAAACGGAAATGTACAAAGAAACGCTGTTATTATCTTCTGCCGGAAGAACGGCAGGATAGCCCCGGCAGAGAAAATGGGATGCGTGGAGACTGTAAGGTCTGCCCTTATGGACGGCACTCTCCCTGTATTGGTTACTGCCTGCAGAAGATTCTTCAAGATCTGCGTCAGTGCCGTCAGAAGTGAGAAAGAAGGTGATCTGATATGCAGGATGAAGTCAACCAGAAGGTTGTGACACTCTGTATCAATGGCGGGAAGATTTCTGCCCGGATACTGAAAAATGCGCTGGTAAAGCTCCTGCGGAAGATGGAGCAGATGAAGCGGGAACAGCGGCAGGCTGCCAGAACATCCAGACAGCAGAAAGAACCGGTGGAATACCACGGAAAACAAAGTATGGAAAAGTTGATGAAACAGAACTGTCAGCTTACCAATATCGAAGTGACGGACGGGAACATCAAATCCTTTGAAAAATATGCCCGGAAGTACAATATTGATTTCAGCCTGAAAAAAGATACTTCTGTATCGCCGCCACGGTATTATGTGTTTTTCAAGGCAAAGGATGTGGATATTATGACGGCTGCTTTTAAAGAATATACCGGGAAGCAGCTCTCAAAAGGGAAAAAGCCATCTCTAAAGAAAAAATTGTCCCTGGCAAAAGAGCGGACGGCAAAGCACCGGGAGCGGGAGAAAGACCGCCGGAAGGAGCGTGGGCCGGAGCATTGATTAAGAAGCCTATAAAGAAGAATGATACATCAGTGAAAGAAACATTTAAACGGTTTTTTGAAAAAGGCGGGAGGAAACTATCGGAGACAGTCAAGAGCAATCTGCCGCCTGTTGACGGGAAGAGGCTCTTGATGATGAATATTCCCTATGTAATCGTATTCTATCTGATAGACAAAGTAGCATGGCTGTATCGGTATTGTATCGGGGATTCCCTGATCGAGAAGGTGGGGGTGCTTTCCCTTAATTTTTCCCTGGCATTTCAAAATATCCTGCCCAGCTTCCATCCCCAGGATCTTTGTGTGGGCGCTGCCGGCGCTTTGCTGGTGAAACTGGCGGTGTATCTGAAAGGGAAAAATGCGAAGAAATACCGACAGGGCGTGGAGTACGGCTCTGCCAGATGGGGAAACCAGAAGGATATAGCGCCTTTTATTGATCCGGTGTTTGAGAACAATATCCTTCTGACGCAGACGGAACGGCTGACTATGAACAGCCGCCCGAAGCTGCCGAAGTATGCCAGGAATAAAAACGTGATCGTGATCGGCGGTTCCGGCTCCGGTAAGACGAGGTTTTATGTAAAGCCGAATTTAATGCAGATGACGCCGAACGTTTCCTATGTGGTCACGGATCCGAAAGGGACAATCCTGGTGGAGTGTGGGAAGATGCTGCAGAGAGGTTCCCCGAAGATGAAAGACGGGAAGCCCCTGCGGGATAAAAACGGAAAGATCGTGTATGAGCCGTATAAGATCAAGGTGCTGAATACCATCAATTTTAAGAAGAGTATGCACTACAATCCCTTCATGTATATCCGCAGCGAGAAAGATATTCTGAAGTTGGTGAATACGATTATCGCCAATACCAAAGGGGAGGGAGAGAAATCTTCCGAGGATTTTTGGGTAAAAGCCGAGAGGCTTTTGTACTGTGCGCTGATCGGCTACATCTACTATGAAGCGCCGGAGGAGGAACAGAACTTTTCCACGCTTTTGGAGCTGATCAATGCTTCCGAAGCCAGGGAAGATGATGAGGAATTTAAAAATGCAGTGGATAAGCTGTTTGAGGAACTGGAACGGGAGAAACCGGAGCATTTCGCCGTGCGCCAATATAAGAAGTATAAGCTGGCGGCGGGAAAGACAGCAAAATCCATCCTTATTTCCTGTGGAGCCAGACTTGCACCCTTTGATATAGCGGAGCTTAGGGAACTGACCAGCTATGACGAGATGGAACTGGATATGCTTGGAGATCAGCGGACAGCCATGTTTGTCATTATCTCGGACACGGATGATACCTTTAATTTTATTGTGGCGATCATGTATACCCAGCTTTTTAATCTGCTCTGTGACCGGGCAGATGATGTGCATGGAGGACGGCTGCCTTATCATGTAAGGCTTTTACTTGATGAATTTGCCAATATCGGACAAATTCCAAAATTTGATAAGCTGATCGCAACGATCCGGAGCCGGGAAATCTCGGCTTCTATTATTTTGCAGTCGCAGTCACAGCTCAAAACCATTTATAAAGACGCCGCAGAAACAATTCTGGGGAACTGCGACACCATGCTTTTCCTGGGCGGCAAGGAGGGAAGCACACTAAAAGAAATCTCGGAGACGCTTGGAAAAGAGACGATAGACCTCTATAACACCTCGGATACCCGTGGACAGAGCCGTTCCTATGGACTGAATTATCAGAAAACCGGCAAGGAACTGATGAGCCGGGATGAACTGGCGGTGATGGACGGGAACAAGTGCATCCTGCAGCTCCGTGGGGTGCGTCCGTTTTTCAGCGACAAGTTCGATATTACCCGGCATAGGAGATATAAGTTATTGTCGGACTATGACAAAAAGAACAGCTTTGATGTGGAGGCATATATGAAACATTCGTTAAAGCTACGGATGAAAGAAGAATTTGACCTCTTTGAAGTAGAAGGGGAGGAAAGTGAATGAGTGATATTTTCCGGGATATGCAGGCAAAAATCGGCTGCCAGTATATTTCCGATCTTCCAGACCATAAACGGGCGGTCTGGTTTGAGCTGCGGCGGATGCCGCTTTCAGACTATGAGGAAAAGCAGTTGGAGGATTTTGCCCGGTATGTATTTGGGGTGCGGTATTCTATCTTGAAAGATGTGATGGCACATCTGGAAGAAACGGACTGTGCGACACGGTGACGCAAAGTGATACAGCCATGCTAACTTTACGACACGGTGACGTAAAGTTAAAGTGACAGGAAAACCTTGCGACACGATGTCGCAAAGTTGGAAAGGGGAGTTTATGGATTTTTTTACAGAGGCGGTCAATGTTTTGGCGGATATTGTCCGTGCGTTATCCTGCCCGGATTTTCCAGAAGAATGGAAGGAAATGTTTCCGGCGAAGGTAAGGGAAGCGGCTATCCTGCCGATGCGGATTAGACGCCTGTGGCCGCCAATCCGGGCGGAGCCGGGAAATTACAAGCAGGGACAGAGCGTGATGGAATAACAAAATAAAAGAGAAAGGATAAGGGAACCGGATTCCCGGAAAAGTTGGGCGGCTATGGAAAGATGGCGGCTCTTTTTTTGTCTCTGCCGATAAAGCCGGAAAGGAATCCGGTTCCCAGGTAATATATGGCTTTTTTTAGTTCCGCAATTTCAATTTTACAAACCTTAGTGGTAGCCATTGGAGCCGGCCTTGCAGTATGGGGCGTGATCAACCTGCTGGAAGGATACGGAAATGATAATCCTGGGGCTAAAAGCCAGGGAATTAAACAACTTATGGCCGGAGGAGGGGTAGTCCTGATTGGAACGCAGCTTATCCCCTTACTTGGAGGGCTGTTCTGACGTAGAAAGGGGACTCATTTATGTTCGATGGCATTTTCGAGGCAATCGAGAACTGGATGAGGGATCTTCTGACGGGGATGGTAACGTCCAACCTGACCACAATGTTTACAGATGTCAATGAAAAGACCGGGGAGATTGCGTCCCAGGTTGGACAGACGCCCCAGACATGGAACGGCAGTATTTTCAGCCTGATACAGAACCTGTCAAACTCGGTGATTATCCCCATTGCGGGGATGATCATCACGTTTGTGCTGTGCTATGAGCTGATTTCCATGCTGACGGAAAAGAATAACATGCATGAGATCGATACCTGGATGTTTTTTAAATACTTTTTCAAGATGTGGGTGGCGGTCTGGATGGTTTCTAATACCTTCACGATTACTATGGCGGTCTTTGATGTGGGACAGTATGTAGTCAATGCGGCGGGAGGTGTGATCAGTTCTGATACAGCGATTAATGTGGACTCTATGCTGGACGCTATGAATACTGCTATGGAATCCATGAATGTAGGGGAGCTGGTTGTGCTTGCACTGGAGAGTATGCTCGTCAGCTTATGTATGAAGATTCTGTCTGTCCTGATTACGGTCATTTTATATGGCCGTATGATTGAGATCTACCTTTATACCTCGGTTGCGCCGATCCCATTTGCCACGCTTTCCAACCGGGAATGGGGGCAGGTGGGAAATAACTATTTCCGTGGGCTTTTAGCTCTCGGTTTTCAGGGATTTTTTATGATGGTATGCGTCGGTATCTATGCGGTGCTGGTATCTACCATTGAAATTTCCGATAACATGCACTCGGCGCTCTTTGGCGTGGCGGCTTACACCGTGATTCTCTGCTTCAGTTTGATGAAAACGGCAAGTTTGAGCCGCTCGATCTTTAATGCGCATTAACATATAAATTGGGAAAGGAGTATATTTATGGCGTTTGTCAGCGTACCAAAAGACCTGACGAAAGTAAAAAATAAAGTAGTATTGAACCTGACAAAAAGACAGCTCATCTGTCTGTCGGCAGCGGCGGCCATTGGGCTGCCTTTTTATTTTCTCACACGGGAGTTGATCGGAACAACCAATGCTGCCACCGGTATGGTGCTTCTTATGCTTCCGGCGTTTCTTTTCGCCATGTACGAAAAGGACGGACTTCCCCTGGAGAAAATTTTATGGAATATCGTGACGGTGAAGTTCCTAAAGCCTGCCATCCGCAGGTATGAGGTGGAGAATTTCTATGAGATGGAGGAAACGCCGGCTGACCAGAAGAAAGGAGGGGAGCATTTTGGGAAAAAGAGAAGAAATCGCAGTAGATAAGCGGAGAAAGAGAAAATACTGCAGGCTGGCACGTTATGAGAAAAAGGCCAGGAAAGCGGCTGCAAAAGAAGCGGCGAAACAGAAAAAGGCCCGCAGAAAAGCAGAGAAAAGAGATAAACGGAAGCCTGCGAAGGAACAGAAAGGCGTATCCGTAGAACGGAGTGTCCAGGGACAGGGCAAGTCTCGTCCGGAGCATACTGCTCGTAAGAAAATTGTGGGCAGTACCACGAGGGGATTAAAGAAGAAGGCGGACAAAAAAGCGGAGGAAAAACGGCTGTCCGCTCAGAAATCCATCCCTTACCGGGAAATGGCAAGGGACGGGATCTGCCGGGTGCAGGATAAATATTATTCCAAAACCATCCGTTTTTACGATATTAACTATCAGTTGGCACAGAACGAGGACAAGAACGCTATTTTCGAGAATTGGTGTGACTTCCTGAATTACTTTGACAGCAGTATCCATTTCCAGTTGTCATTCATCAATCACCACAGCAACATGAAAGAATTTGAATCTGTGATCCAGATCAAGCCCCAGCATGACGCTTTTGACGATGTGCGGATGGAGTACGCACAGATGTTGAAAAATCAGCTCGCAAAAGGGAATAACGGCCTGGTGCGGACAAAGTATATCACCTTTGGTATTGAAGCCGAAAATATCCGGGAGGCAAAACCGAAGCTGGAGCGGATTGAGACGGACATCCTCAATAACTTTAAAGTGCTTGGCGTATCTGCTTATCCCCTGGATGGCCGGGAACGGCTGCAGATTATGTATGAGACATTCAATCCGGAGGAAAAAGTGCCGTTTCAGTTTTCCTTTGACCAGGTGCTGCGCTCTGGTATGGGGACAAAAGACTTTATCGCTCCCACCAGCTTTTTATTTAAAAATGGGAAGGACTTTATGATGGGAAATACCCTGGGAGCGGTGTCCTATCTGCAGATCCTGGCTCCGGAGCTGACTGACCGGATGCTGGCGGAATTTCTCGATATGGACAGGAACCTGATCGTCAACCTGCATATCCAGTCCTTAGACCAGATGAAGGCCATCAAGCTGGTGAAAAGCAAGGTGACGGACATCAACCGGATGAAGATTGAGGAGCAGAAAAAGGCGGTGCGTTCCGGATATGATATGGACATCATCCCGTCTGACCTGAACACTTACGGCGGGGAGGCGAAGCGGCTTTTGGAAGATCTCCAGTCCAGGAATGAGCGGATGTTCCTTGTGACGATTGTATTTTTGAATACGGCAAAGACGAAGCAGGAATTAGACAATGCGGTGTTCCAGACAGCGGGCATTGCGCAGAAATATAACTGTTCCCTGCGCCGTCTGGATTATATGCAGGAGCC is part of the Lachnospiraceae bacterium KGMB03038 genome and encodes:
- a CDS encoding PcfB family protein, with the translated sequence MQDEVNQKVVTLCINGGKISARILKNALVKLLRKMEQMKREQRQAARTSRQQKEPVEYHGKQSMEKLMKQNCQLTNIEVTDGNIKSFEKYARKYNIDFSLKKDTSVSPPRYYVFFKAKDVDIMTAAFKEYTGKQLSKGKKPSLKKKLSLAKERTAKHREREKDRRKERGPEH
- a CDS encoding type IV secretory system conjugative DNA transfer family protein gives rise to the protein MKKNDTSVKETFKRFFEKGGRKLSETVKSNLPPVDGKRLLMMNIPYVIVFYLIDKVAWLYRYCIGDSLIEKVGVLSLNFSLAFQNILPSFHPQDLCVGAAGALLVKLAVYLKGKNAKKYRQGVEYGSARWGNQKDIAPFIDPVFENNILLTQTERLTMNSRPKLPKYARNKNVIVIGGSGSGKTRFYVKPNLMQMTPNVSYVVTDPKGTILVECGKMLQRGSPKMKDGKPLRDKNGKIVYEPYKIKVLNTINFKKSMHYNPFMYIRSEKDILKLVNTIIANTKGEGEKSSEDFWVKAERLLYCALIGYIYYEAPEEEQNFSTLLELINASEAREDDEEFKNAVDKLFEELEREKPEHFAVRQYKKYKLAAGKTAKSILISCGARLAPFDIAELRELTSYDEMELDMLGDQRTAMFVIISDTDDTFNFIVAIMYTQLFNLLCDRADDVHGGRLPYHVRLLLDEFANIGQIPKFDKLIATIRSREISASIILQSQSQLKTIYKDAAETILGNCDTMLFLGGKEGSTLKEISETLGKETIDLYNTSDTRGQSRSYGLNYQKTGKELMSRDELAVMDGNKCILQLRGVRPFFSDKFDITRHRRYKLLSDYDKKNSFDVEAYMKHSLKLRMKEEFDLFEVEGEESE
- a CDS encoding conjugal transfer protein; amino-acid sequence: MAFFSSAISILQTLVVAIGAGLAVWGVINLLEGYGNDNPGAKSQGIKQLMAGGGVVLIGTQLIPLLGGLF
- a CDS encoding PrgI family protein, producing the protein MAFVSVPKDLTKVKNKVVLNLTKRQLICLSAAAAIGLPFYFLTRELIGTTNAATGMVLLMLPAFLFAMYEKDGLPLEKILWNIVTVKFLKPAIRRYEVENFYEMEETPADQKKGGEHFGKKRRNRSR